Proteins encoded within one genomic window of Vanrija pseudolonga chromosome 3, complete sequence:
- the panB gene encoding 3-methyl-2-oxobutanoate hydroxymethyltransferase — MLRGPISRAWRTPQQVRAARLGPIAASFSTSHTAAAQAYRTEKEATSSGDNEPLRGTVVPRLEIPTFDDSFEALIADVGDGPVRRLPRGKLSKARIKEINDAQQAEVAAQQQQRGIAELALAQPAGSSELNGREERLSPAALLGTKRIGMVTLPEPLVEAITDEIYGLESPKFVRTAFLDLLEKPKFKDQSPAKNSVSHSVAKASAFLPGQYAAVYNVLYELRQRIGADKFAEASFLEVSSALSPGLWATAEVFGADSTAAYTVVHKTRHGLDLIRKFADAYLPTAEVMNYVRDPNQVHGYNPTVAMSTFHLTTLPKPAARKTHLERLLETGADHIVLVDKANPEGWAAMSEAREFLLQQSSADSPLHITAPCPHENACPLVGGREACIFAQRLQRPPFLRKTKHAPRGEESISYTYLIVSRGQRPSAVASDIAVGRVGSVGRAEVARLAAKAVGHTELREVEGGGEFEMVSVPGDRAALAAAEAASAASPEVGEAKDEMDASLRAEAHGWPRLVALPLKRSGHVIIDACMPNGNLERLTVARSHGKQVYHDARKTNWGDLWPHQPKGKSVVRERGLRLLTKTPPVEVSDMDQMIKAVEGEEADEADEMVAMDEAEDASDKETGVFAEAEAEAGEDVKPMSDAELDALLKSLGVDSKVTAELVESDDGDVPDIDFLDILEGASPDGTEAPAPRTRGRIRPGRMGRTARPTVPPTTAPGSGQKREMSARPAESTGRPKVTVSTLQKLHDAGTPITMLTAYDYPTALVSSRAGIDILLIGDSMAQVALGHHTTVPLTLDDMIYHTRAVVRAASAASGGSGVPGAGGPFILADMPFGYAESSVRDGVLAAVRLLKEGGADGVKIEGGRELLPLVQRLTESGVPVMPHIGLQPQRAAATGYKVQAKSASAAADLLETALELQEAGAFGLLLEAIPHPVATAISKRVAIPTIGIGAGPHTSGQVLVLTDMLGVYDMRPTPPEEMDEPEAHSVGALEGLAGDALPRPGARHGADVGVIPPAGEVAPPKAPKFVRQFGAVGLETRRAVDAYIREVRARSFPAIGKETYAMPKDQLEEFLRLIDEKKDE, encoded by the exons ATGCTCCGCGGCCCAATATCGCGAGCGTGGCGCACACCGCAGcaggtgcgcgccgcccgcctcggccccaTCGCCGCAAGCTTCTCGACCTCGCACACTGCCGCGGCGCAAGCATACCGgacggagaaggaggcgacgtcgagcggcgacAACGAGCCGCTGCGCGGCACCGTGGTTCCGCGCCTCGAGATCCCGACGTTTGACGACTCGTTCGAGGCGCTCATCGCTgatgtcggcgacggccccgtgcgccgcctgccccgcGGCAAGCTGAGCAAGGCGCGCATCAAGGAGATCAACGAcgcgcagcaggccgaggtggcggcgcagcagcagcagcgcgggATCGCGGAGCTGGCTCTGGCTCAGCCGGCGGGCTCGTCCGAGCTCAACGGCCGAGAGGAACGcctctcgcccgccgcgcttctcggcACAAAGCGTATCGGCATGGTCACGCTGCCGGAGCCGCTTGTGGAGGCCATCACGGACGAGATCTACG GCCTCGAATCGCCAAAGTTTGTGCGCACCGCgttcctcgacctcctggaGAAGCCCAAGTTCAAGGACCAGTCGCCAGCCAAGAACTCGGTCTCACACTCGGTAGCCAAGGCTTCGGCGTTCCTGCCTGGCCAGTACGCGGCTGTGTACAATGTGCTGTATGAGCTGCGGCAGCGTATCGGCGCGGACAAGTTTGCCGAGGCGTCGTTCCTCGAggtgtcgagcgcgctgtCCCCGGGCctgtg GGCCACCGCCGAGGTGTTCGGTGCCGACTCGACCGCGGCCTACACTGTCGTGCACAAGACTcgccacggcctcgacctcatTCGCAAGTTCGCCGACGCCTACCTCCCCACTGCAGAGGTCATGAACTATGTGCGCGACCCGAACCAAGTCCACGGGTACAACCCGACGGTCGCCATGTCAACATTCCACCTCACGACGCTACCCAAGCCTGCAGCTCGGAAAACGCACTTGGAAAGACTGCTCGAGACGGGCGCGGACCATATCGTActcgtcgacaaggccaacCCCGAGGGCTGGGCCGCCATgtccgaggcgcgcgagttCCTCCTCCAGCAgtcgagcgccgactcgccccTACACATCACCGCACCGTGCCCCCACGAGAACGCGtgcccgctcgtcggcggccgtgaGGCGTGCATTTTCGCGCAGCGTCTCCAGCGCCCGCCTTTCCTGCGCAAGACCAAGCACGCGCCCCGCGGCGAAGAGAGCATTAGCTACACCTACCTCATTGTCTCGCGCGGCCAGCggccctcggccgtcgcctcggATATTGCCGTCGGCCGCGTTGGCAGTGTCGGTCGCGCAGAGgttgcgcgcctcgccgccaaggcggtCGGCCAcaccgagctgcgcgaggttgagggtggcggcgagtTTGAGATGGTCAGCGTGCCGGGTGACCGGGCagcgctggccgccgccgaagccgctTCCGCCGCCTCAcccgaggtcggtgaggccaaggacgagatggacgcgTCGCTGCGTGCCGAGGCGCATGGCTGGCCgcgtctcgtcgcgctcccgcTCAAGCGTAGCGGGCACGTCATCATCGATGCGTGCATGCCCAACGGcaacctcgagcgcctgACCGTCGCCCGCTCGCACGGCAAGCAGGTGtaccacgacgcgcgcaagACCAACTGGGGCGACTTGTGGCCCCACCAGCCCAAGGGCAAGTCGgtcgtgcgcgagcgcggcctccgCCTGCTCACCAAGACCCCGCCGGTCGAGGTGTCCGACATGGACCAGATGATCAAGGCGgtcgagggagaggaggccgacgaggccgacgagatggtggcgatggacgaggcggaggacgcTTCGGACAAGGAGACCGGCGTGtttgccgaggccgaagctGAGGCCGGGGAGGATGTCAAGCCCAtgtcggacgccgagctcgacgcgctcctcaagTCGCTCGGCGTGGACAGCAAGGTCACTGCCGAGTTGgtcgagtcggacgacggcgacgtgccgGACATTGACTTTTTGGACATCCTGGAGGGCGCCAGTcccgacggcaccgaggcgcCAGCACCCCGCACGCGCGGGCGCATCAGGCCTGGCCGCATGGGCCGAACAGCCCGCCCGACGGTCCCGCCTACGACCGCGCCGGGATCGGGACAGAAGCGCGAGATGTCTGCGCGgcccgccgagtcgaccggCCGGCCAAAGGTCACCGTCTCGACGCTGCAGAAGCTGCACGATGCCGGCACCCCAATCACCATGCTCACGGCGTACGACTACCCCACCGCCCTGGTTTCCTCTCGCGCCGGAATCGACATCCTGCTCATCGGCGACAGCATGGCGcaggtcgcgctcggccaccACACAACCGTGCccctcacgctcgacgacatgaTCTACCACACGCGCGCGGTCGTGCGTGctgccagcgccgcgagcggcggctcaggcgtgcccggcgccggcgggcccttcatcctcgccgacatgccGTTCGGgtacgccgagtcgagcgtgcgcgacggcgtgcttgcTGCTGTCCGGCTGCTCAAGGAGGGCGGGGCAGACGGCGTCAAGATcgagggcgggcgcgagctccTCCCGCTTGTCCAGCGCCTCACAGAGTCGGGCGTGCCCGTCATGCCCCACATTGGACtgcagccgcagcgcgccgcggcaacAGGGTACAAGGTGCAGGCcaagagcgcgagcgcagccgccgacctgctcgagaccgcgctcgagctgcaagaggccggcgcgttcggcctgctgcttgaAGCCATCCCACACCCCGTCGCGACTGCCATCTCCAAGCGCGTCGCCATCCCCACAATCGGTATCGGCGCAGGCCCGCACACCAGCGGACAGGTGCTGGTGCTGACTGACATGCTGGGCGTGTACGACATGCGGCCGACGCCACCAGAGGAGAtggacgagcccgaggcgcaCTCGGTCGGCGCGTTGGAGGGGCTCGctggcgacgcgctcccGCGCCCAGGCGCCCGACACGgggccgacgtcggcgtcatccCGCCCgctggcgaggtcgcgccgcccaaggCACCCAAGTTTGTGCGCCAGTTTGGcgctgtcggcctcgagacgcgccgcgcagtCGACGCGTACATCCGCGAAGTGCGCGCCCGCTCGTTCCCCGCTATTGGAAAGGAGACGTACGCCATGCCCAAGGACCAGCTCGAGGAGTTTTTACGCCTCATtgacgagaagaaggacgagtaG
- the dpm2-1 gene encoding Dolichol phosphate-mannose biosynthesis regulatory protein — translation MGASDKLLGGAMLGVAAFVFVYYTTWALFLPFVSPDSGLHAAFPPREWATRGPALLLLLGLAGIGAFFAKVSAAEARKKAQAGKKV, via the exons ATG GGCGCTTCGGACAAGCTTCTCGGCGGGGCgatgctcggcgtcgctgccttTGTGTTTGTCTACTACACGACCTGGGCGCTGTTCCTC ccCTTCGTCTCCCCCGACTCGGGCCTGCACGCCGCCTTCCCCCCGCGCGAGTGGGCGACCCGCGGccccgcgctgctgctcctcctcggcctggcgggcATCGGCGCCTTCTTTGCCAAGGTGTCTGCGGCCGAGGCACGGAAAAAGGCCCAGGCGGGCAAGAAGGTCTGA
- the osm1 gene encoding Fumarate reductase: MSNAKVIVVGGGLSGLSAAHTVLERGGNVLLLDKNSFMGGNSTKATSGINGANTQAQQELGIPDTAAKFFADTKKSARDLARDDLIHVLTHRSGDAVNWLVERFGLDLSKVSRLGGHSEPRTHRGGAQFPGMTITYALMEKFEEIAAAHPERAVVHKKANVKKLIKEGDQVVGVEYEHKGQTHTEHGVVVLATGGYAADFTEDSLLKKYRPEYYDLPTTNGDHCTGDGHKMAMAVGAKGIDLEKVQVHPTGLVDPNEPDAKVKFLAAEALRGVGGLLIDNTGNRFVDELQHRDYVTNKMWENNKFPVRLVLNPTSSKEIEWHIKHYVGRGLMKHYKNGRDLAKDIGVSPDVLKKTFDDHNRYAKNPGSDPFGKKFFSGGEFNLDQEFNVALMTPVLHYTMGGLEIGTDAAVHGDNAKAIPGLFACGELAGGVHGANRLGGSSLLGCVVFGRVAGDSASSFLLHELTNDRAAGRLATVGNHILETKIRVSPDSKAVNLEFSWGGAGGASVSAPAPAAAPAAAAAPAAAAAPAAAAAPAAAPAPKSGEYTAEEVAKHNKPTDCWVIIDDEVLDVTDFLQDHPGGAKAILLYAGRDATEEFDMIHPKDVIKKYAPESIIGKLKK, from the exons ATGTCCAACGCAAaggtcatcgtcgtcggcggcggtctcTCGGGCCTCTCGGCCGCCCACaccgtccttgagcgcggtGGCAACGTC ctcctccttgacaaGAACAGCTTCATGGGT GGCAACTCGACCAAGGCCACCTCTGGTATCAACGGTGCCAACACCCAGGCCCAGCAG GAGCTCGGCATCCCCGACACCGCTGCCAAGTTCTTCGCCGACACCAAGAAGTCGGCCCGTGACCTtgcccgcgacgacctcatcCACGTCCTCACCCACCGCTcgggcgacgccgtcaactggctcgtcgagcgcttcggcctcgacctctccAAGGTCTCGCGTCTCGGTGGCCACTCGGAGCCCCGTACCCACCGTGGTGGTGCCCAGTTCCCCGGCATGACCATCACCTACGCTCTCATGGAGAAGTTTGAGGAGATTGCCGCCGCTCACCCCGAGCGCGCCGTTGTCCACAAGAAGGCCAACGTCAAGAAGCtcatcaaggagggcgaccaggtcgtcggtgtcgagTACGAGCACAAGGGCCAGACCCACACCGAGCACGGtgttgtcgtcctcgccactGGTGGTTACGCCGCCGACTTCACCGAGGACTCGCTCCTCAAGAAGTACCGCCCCGAGTACTACgacctccccaccaccaacgGTGACCACTGCACTGGTGACGGCCACAAGATGGCcatggccgtcggcgccaagggcATTGACCTCGAGAAGGTCCAGGTTCACCCCACTGGTCTCGTTGACCCCAACGAgcccgacgccaaggtcaagttccttgccgccgaggccctccGTGGTGTCGGTGGTCTCCTCATCGACAACACTGGTAACCGtttcgtcgacgagctccagcACCGTGACTACGTCACCAACAAGATGTGGGAGAACAACAAGTTCCctgtccgcctcgtcctcaaccCCACCTCGTCCAAGGAGATTGAGTGGCACATCAAGCACTACGTTGGCCGTGGCCTCATGAAGCACTACAAGAACGGCCGTGACCTCGCCAAGGACATTGGTGTCAGCCCCGACGTTCTCAAGAAGACCTTTGACGACCACAACCGCTACGCCAAGAACCCCGGCTCGGACCCCTTCGGCAAGAAGTTCTTCTCGGGCGGCGAGTTCAACCTCGACCAGGAGTTCAACGTTGCCCTCATGACCCCCGTCCTCCACTACACCATGGGTGGTCTCGAGATTGGCACCGACGCTGCCGTCCACGGCGACAACGCCAAGGCCATCCCCGGTCTCTTCGCCTGCGGTGAGCTTGCCGGTGGTGTCCACGGTGCCAACCGTCTCGGTGGTTCGTCGCTCCTCGGCTGTGTCGTCTtcggccgtgtcgccggTGACTCTGCCTCGTCGTTCCTCCTCCACGAGCTCACCAACGACCGTGCCGCTGGCCGTCTCGCCACTGTCGGCAACCACATCCTCGAGACCAAGATCCGCGTCTCGCCCGACTCCAAGGCCGTCAACCTCGAGTTCTCGTGgggtggtgccggcggtgctTCCGTCTCGGCTCCcgctcctgccgccgccccggccgccgctgctgctcccgctgccgctgctgcccccgctgctgctgccgcccccgccgctgcccccgcccccaagTCGGGCGAGTacaccgccgaggaggttgccAAGCACAACAAGCCCACCGACTGCTGGGTCATCATTGACGAtgaggtcctcgacgtcacCGACTTCCTCCAGGACCACCCCGGTGGTGCCAAGGCCATCCTGTTGTACGCTGGCCGTGACGCCACTGAGGAGTTTGACATGATCCACCCCAAGGACGTCATCAAGAAGTACGCTCCCGAGTCCATTATTGGCAAGCTCAAGAAGTAG